The sequence below is a genomic window from Microbulbifer hydrolyticus.
CCCAGACCACGCTTTCTGTGGATGACACCTCCCGGGTCATCGATGCGCTGCGGGCCAAGTTCCCCAATATCCGCGGCCCGCGCAAAGACGATATCTGCTATGCCACCCAGAATCGCCAGGATGCTGTAAAGCAGCTGGCACTGGAGTGCGATCTGGTGCTGGTAGTGGGCAGTCCCAACAGCTCCAACTCCAACCGCCTGCGGGAGCTGGCGGAACGCTGTGGCGCGGAAGCCTACCTGATTGATGGGCCTGACTGCATTGATGCCGGCTGGCTTACCGGTAAAAGCACAATCGGGATCACTGCCGGTGCCTCTGCCCCCGAGGTGCTGGTTGAGCGGGTGATACAGAAACTGCGGGAACTCGGCGCCGACGCACCGGATGAGCTTGCAGGAATTCCGGAAAATATCAGTTTCAGCCTGCCCAAAGAGCTTCGCTGAACACCAGCTCCTTTTCCCTCGCTATTTTTTTACCTCGCTATTTTTTCACCCCACTTGGGCCGACCGTTCGTCGGCCCACTGCTGCCTTTCGTAGTTTCTTACGCCATTCATGATCATAAAGAGCTAAACTCGCCCGGTTTGGCGCCAATCTCGTTGGCGAAAATTTACACAAAATGGCAGAGCAGCAGTTTTTATGACGGTTCCAAAACCATCCCCGGGCCTGACCCTTATAGAGCTGATGATCACGTTGGCGGTACTGGCCATTGTTGTGGCCATCGGTATCCCTTCGTTTAACACCATGATCCAGAACAACCGTTCTCTGGCGCTGGGAGAGGAGCTTGCGGGCGCGCTCAACTATGCGCGCAGTGAGGCGATTAAGCGGGGGCAGCGGGTCACCCTGTGCGGCACCACCGATGGTGCAGCCTGCAACGGCACCTGGGCAAATAACTGGATAGTGGTCGTGGATACCGCGGCTACTGACGCTGCTGCTGCTCCGGTGGTTGCGGATGCTGCAGCGGTGCTCCGCTTCTGGGAAGCTCCGGATAGCAATGCCACAGTCACGGTAACCCAGGGTGGCAGTAACACGACATTCGTGCGCTTTACCCGGCAGGGCACCCTGGGGCGCTCCAGCCAGGGTGCCGTAACCATGAATGCCAGCTTCAGCGGCTGCACTAGTAACGCCGCGCGCGCGATTACGGTAGGCGTTGCGGGAATGTTGAAAATGGCTCGCAGCAGTACTGGCTGCTCCTGACAAGAGGGGAACACGATGCGTAATCAACAGGGTGTGGGTTTGATCGAGGTGTTGGTGACGGTGCTTATTCTCGGCACTTCGCTGTTGTCACTGGCAGCACTGCAGAGCAAATCCCTGCAGTACAACCACAGTGCATATCTGCGCTCGCAGGCCAACATCCTTGCATACGACATTCTCGACAGGGTACGGATCAACCGGGCCAATGTGACGAGCTATTCGCTCGCCGTCGACGCTGCAAAACCTACCGGTACCAGTCTGGCGCAGCGCGACATGAATGAGTGGTTGGGCAATATAGAAACCATGTTGCCTGGTGCTGATGGTGGTGTTGAGTGTGTTGCGTCGACCGATTTCTGCACCGTTACGATTCGCTGGGCGGAGCAGAACAGCTCCGGTGAAACCAGTGAAGATCAAAGTGAATTCGTCTACACCACCCGGCTGTGAGGTACAAAGGTATGCGTAGTCAAAGAGGTATTTCTCTGGTCGAACTGATGATTTCGATCACGATCGGACTGATTCTTATGACCGGTGTGGTGCAGCTGTTTCTCTCCAGCCGCGCCACGCTTTCCACCCAGCAAGCGCTGTCACGAGTCCAGGAAAGTGGCCGGCTCGCGATGGAGTTTCTCGCGCGGGATATTCGTATGGCCGGCTATATGGGGTGTATGAGTCGCAACTTGAATTTCCACAGCACGCTGAATAACGCCGATTCCTTTGCCTACAAATTTGAAGTGGCTATTGAGGGGTTGGACAACGTAGGCGCCACCTTACCGACAGGATATCCGACGAATATCGTTGAGGGTACCGATGTGCTCGTATTGCGCAGTGCCAGCGGCGAGGCCGTAAGCGTTACGAAAAATAACGACAGCGCACAGCTATTTGCCCTGAATACCGGGACAGAAGCATCATGTGATGCAGGTGAGAAAAGCTTCAGCAACCTGTGTGAAAACGACATTCTGGTCGTGTCCGATTGCACCAAGGCGCGGGTATTCCAGGCTACGACTATTCAGGATGTCGCCGGCGAGACATGGATCAATATCAAGCACGCGTCGAGTGGCAGCCCGGGAAATGCGGAACCTTCCTGGGGCGGGAACAGTAACCCGGAGGAAACTTTTGGCACGGATTCTGAAATTATCAAAATGAATACGGCCGTTTATTACGTCCGCAATAATCAGGACTCCGGGCAGCCCACCCTGTGGCAAGAAATCAACGGAAGCGCCCCACAGGAACTCCTCGATGGTGTGGAAGACATGCAGTTGCTCTATGGGCTGGATACCAGTGGCGATGGTATCCCGGACAACTATGTAACAGCCGCGGCCGTCAACACCGCCGACGCCTGGGAAGATGTATCCAGCGTGCGGGTGCAACTCCTGGTGCAGAGCTCGGAAGATAACCTGCTCTCGGAAGCTCAGCCTTATACCTTCAATGGTGTTACCAACAGTGCTCCCGGTGACCGGCGATTACGACAGGTTTTTATCAATACTGTCGGCATCCGCAGTCGCCTTCCCTGATCAAATAGAACTCTGAAGCTTGTTATGAAAAATCTGAATTCTTACAGCAACCTGCGGCAGCAGCGCGGTATGACCTTGGTCGTCGGCCTGATCATGGTGCTGCTGATGACGCTGGTGGGTATGGCGGCAATCCGCGGCAGCGGCATGCAGGAGTTAATGGCCGGTAATATGCGAGATCGCAACCTCGCGCTCCAATCTGCTGAGGCCGCCTTGCGGCGCGGAGAGGAGGTATTGGAAGGCGCGACAATCCCTGCATTTGACAACTCTGTCACCGGCTACGTACCCGCCATCGCCGGTTCTACAACGACCGGGTTTTGGGACAGCTATAGCTGGGATGCCGGGTCTGTTCGCACCGCGTTGGGCATCAAAATGGTGGCGGACCAGCCGCAGTATGTGATCGAAGAGGTGGTGAGTACCACTACGATCAACGCGGCCGACGGCAGTGGCATTGATTTCACCAGTGCAATGAAAACCGAAGATACGGTCTATTACCGTGTTACCAGTCGCGCCGAAGGCGGTACACCGGATGCGGTTGTGATTCTGCAATCTACTTACAAACGCTAATAAGGTTGCGAAAGAGAGAATGAAAATGGAATACATTAAAAGAAACACCAAATTTCTGATGCATTTCGCCGCCGCCATTCTGAGTATTGGTGTGGCCCACAGTGCGCATTCCCTTGAGCTGGCACAGTCTCCGCTATTTCTGGCGCAGCCGGTCAAGCCGATTGTGATGCTGAATATGTCAAATGATCACCAGCTATATTTTAAAGCGTACGATGACTATACCGATCTGGACGAGGATGGGGTGGCTGATACCACCTACATGAACGACTATGAATATTATGGCTACTTCGATAGCCAGAAGTGCTACGCGTATGAGTCCGAGCGCTTTGTTCCGAAGGCCGTAACCACTGACCATTACTGCGATACCGTGGATGGAGACTGGAGCGGCAACTTTCTGAACTGGGCCACCATGACCCGTATGGATGCGGTCAGGAAAATTCTCTACGGCGGATATCGCTCCACCGATGGTGACGAGAATGGCGTTACCGTCCTGGAGCGCGCGTTTTTGCCCCAGGATGCCCACGCCTTTGCGAAATATTATAACGGCGTTGATATTGGCAAGCTGACAGCCCACAACTTTACCGGAGGCACAGAAAGTACCTCGGGTATTACCCTGTGTAATGCCACGAATAGCCACAGCTACGACGGCACCACTTCCGCTCTGTCCCAGAACAACACTCGTTCACCCAAGATTATGGTGGCGCAGGGAAACTACTCGCTTTGGGCCAGTAACGAGCGCTGGCAGTGTCGTTGGGGCCAAGGCAGTAACGGAAACGACGAGAATAGTGGCATTACTGCAAATGCCAGTGCCCCGAACCAAGAGGATGGTTTCCAGTACAAAGCGCGCGTCGAAGTGTGCAAGTCCGGGCTGCTCGAAGAAAACTGCCGCTCATACCCGGATGGAAACCTGAAGCCCGCGGGATTACTGCAGAAATATGGTGAAAAGGGCGAGATTCTGTTTGGCTTGATGACCGGGTCTTACGGAAAAAATAAATCGGGCGGTGTGCTGAGAAAAAACGTTGCCGATTTGAGCGATGAAGTGAACGTGAGCTCCGATGGTACATTTACTGGTGCGGCGGGCATTGTCAGCACATTGGACAAACTGCGTATCTATGGATATCAGTACAGTGGGTCGGGTCAGGATGGTGCCTACAATGATGGCGGCGCGGACAACTGCCCCTGGGCTCTGAATACCTTTACCGACGGTAACTGTTCAAACTGGGGGAACCCGCAGTCTGAAATCTACCTTGAATCTCTGCGCTACCTTGCCGGGAAAGCGAAAAACGACGATTTTGCCTCCAGCGACTCGGGCTATATTTCGGGCCTTGGTTCTCCCGAGTGGGTAGACCCCATTAGCAGTGATAACTACTGCGCTGCGCTGAATGTCATACAGTTCAATGCATCAAGCAGTTCATATGACGATGATTTCTCCAAAGCTTCTGAATTGAATGCGATCGGGAGCGTTGATACGTGGGTGAATAAGGTTGGTGCGGCAGAAGGCATCCACGGGAATGACTATTTCGTCGGTGCCAATGCGGCAGATTCGGACCTGCTTTGTACCGCCAAAACGGTTGCAAACCTGTCCGACGTGGCGGGCACCTGTCCCGATGCTCCCCGTCTTGGTGGCACTTATGATATTGCAGGCCTTGCATACTATGCGCGCAGCTCCAAAATTCGGACGGATCAGAACGTTGGCAATGTGACTACTTATGGTGTTGCACTTGCTCCCGCCTTACCAAAGGTATCCATTCCAGTTTCTGCTGATGGGAAGGCCGTAACGATTCTCCCTGCGTGTCGAAATAGCCAGGTTGGAGGAAACTGCGCGATTGTTGATTTCAAAATAATCGAGCAGTCAGCGGATGGTAAAACAGGAACCCTGTACGTAAATTGGGAAGATAGTGAGCAGGGCGGTGATTTTGACCAGGATATGTGGGGACTGATTAAGTACGTCGCATCATCGAGTGAAATCTCGGTTACGACCCAAGTGATGGCCCAGTCAACCGGGGATCCAATGGGGTTTGGCTACGTTATCAGCGGAACCACCAGGGACGGCTTCCATGCGCATTCCGGTATTAACGGATTCAGTTACACGCCGACAAATGTGCTCGACAAGGCATGTACCGCAGAGAGCGGCGGCAGTAACTGTAATTGCCGGCTTGGTGAAGGTTACGGAGGCAACGCCGGTTCCTGTAACTACAATCACGCTGATGCAAAGGCAACCACAGAAACTTACGTCATAGGCACGTCATCGGGTTCCTTGCTGGAGTCTCCGCTTTATTATGCCGCGAAGTGGGGCGGGTACAGTAATGACGATAATGGCAACCCTCCTTCGGAGGCTGAAATTGCGGCTGCTGCGCCGGATACCTATTTCTATGCTATTGATCCGTCGGAGCTGGAAGAGAGCCTGGGCAAGGCACTTGAGCAGGTGGCGGCAAGTGCCGGTTCTGCTTCGTCCGTTGCCACCAACTCCACCCGCCTTGGGGCAGATACCGTTATCTATCAGGCCCTGTTCAACAGTACAGACTGGAGCGGTGAGTTGAAGGCTCTGAGCCTGAACAGTGATGGCTCAGTCGGTGTCGCCAAATGGCGGTCAGATAACTCCAAGTTCGCCAGTGCCGCGACACGAAAAGTCTATTCGCATAACGGGCTCAGCGGGGTGGAGTTTAAATGGGGTGCTACTGCAACTGATGGGATCAGTGACGCTCAAAAGCTAAAGCTGATCGGTGACGACACTGCCGTTGAAGGTGCGGCCCGTTTGCAATGGGTGCGCGGTGCAGCTGTGCCCGGTCTCCGGGAAAGAGATAATATTCTTGGTGATATCGTCAACTCGAGCCCGGTGTTTGCGGGGCGCAAGAAATATAGCTTTCATCTGCTTTCCGAAGAACTGGGCGGGCTTGCTTATGAAGCCTATTACAACACCAGCAAGAAGAGCCGCCGTGAGGTTCTCTATGTGGGTGCAAATGATGGCATGCTGCATGCGTTTGATGCGGCTACCGGGGAGGAATTGTTTGCCTATGTTCCGGCCGGAATATACGAGAAGCTGAAAAAGCTGAGTGCGCCGGATTACGGGACCGCCAGCAATCCTCATACTTACTCGGTCGATGGCAAGCTTTTTGTAGGCGATGTCTACACCGACAGTGGCTGGAAAAACGTGCTGGTGGGTACCCTGGGTGCCGGTGGTAAAGGGTTGTTTGTGCTGGATATTACCAACCCGACCGCTTTTGATGAGTCGAAAGTGCTGCTGGACCTTACCGACCAGGATCTTTTGCCGTCTCATTTTGACGGTTTGGGAAATATCACCAGTGAGCCAGTCGTTGCACCGACAAAAAATGGTTGGAAGCTTATTTTTGGCAACGGCTATAACTCTACCGATGGCAAGGCAAGACTGTTTGCGGTCGATGTGCTAAATCCGACTGTCGATAATAGCGTGGTCATTCCTGTCAGTGACGCGGGGGCCAACGGCTTGGCTGGTCCTGCTTTGCTGCAAAATGGCAGCGGCGAGGTCATTACTGCTTACGCCGGTGATCTGCTGGGTAACATGTGGAAATTCGACCTGGATAATGCCCTGACATCGAAATGGGGGGTTGCCTACGAGGATGGCAACGGTGGCAATGCCGTTCCGGCGCCATTGTTTACCGCGGTCGACGCTGCAGGCAATGCACAGAAAATTACCGCGGCCCCGACTTTGGGCCTGAATGCCAAGATGGACAATGCCACCATGGTGTATTTTGGCACCGGAAGTTATCTGGCGAGCAGTGATAATTCGGCGGGAAGTGTTGTCAACAGCTTCTATGCAATCGCCGATCAGGGGGCGCCGGTGACTGGGCGAGACCAGCTATTCCAGAAAACCATATCTGCTGAGTCTGGTGGGCTGCGTGATGTGAGCAACAATACAGATACCAGCTGGTGGACCACGAAAAAGGGGTGGTACCTGGATCTTTCGTTCAATAATAGCGTGACCGGTGAGCGGGTGATCAGCAAGCCGTTGTTGATTTTTGATCGGCTGTTGTTCCCGACCATGATCACATCTTCCGACCCCTGTTCCTTCGGTGGCAGCGGCTGGCAGATGGAGCTCGTCGCTGTGGGTGACCGCTACGAGGGCCATTCAATCTTTGGCGAAGACGGTATTGAAGTGGATTACGCAGTGATCAGCTACTCGGAAGTGATTCGTGGTGGTGAGAAGGCCTATCTTCCAACCAGTAACATCAAGGGTGAGCTGGATGTCACCGAAGGGAGTTTCCCTTTGGAAGCGGTAGGGCGAATGTCGTGGCGTCAGTTACGATAAGCAGTTGATGCATTTTTGAGAGAGTGAATTATGAAAAGCCAGAAAGGTTTTACCCTCATCGAGCTGATGATCGTCGTTGCCATCATCGGCATTATTGCCGGTATTGCGTACCCTTCTTATATGGAATCGGTGCGTAAAAGCAACAGGGCGGACGCAAAGGCATCGCTGAATGATGTGGCCCAGCGGTTACAGCGTTGTTTTACCACCTACAACGCCTACAACAGCGCGAACTGTGCGGTTGCCGAATCCCTGAAGAACAGCGCAACGCTGGACTCCGGTGAGAGGCTGTATACCATCTCCGCGACTTTGGCGGCGACGACCTTCACCCTGAAAGCAGAGCCAGTTACAGGAAAGAGCCAGGCGGCAGACACCAAGTGTGGCAGCCTGACGCTCACCAATACCGGTGTGCGGAATGCCAGTGGTGCTCTCGGGGTCGAGTGCTGGTAACGCCACGACGCATTTTTCTGTATTTATACGACTAACCCGGCTTCTGCCGGGTTAGTCGCATTTAGGCCGTGTCGTGTGTGCATCGTACCTCGATGGCACTAGCAATCCTCCTCTGATACCGATATGACCCTGACCCGACCACTGCGAGCCAGAACCAGCTGGTAACCATCACCGCCGTTTTGCGGGCAAATGGTGAGTGTCCCCGCCTGAAAGCCGCCGCCACGGAGTGTGCCCGCAAAGCGGCTCTCCCCGCTTCCGATAAATGACACATAGTTGCTAAGGGGGGTGTTTGCGGACACTGTCACGCCTGTCAGTGGCCCTGCGGTCACTATTTGTGGCTCATCCGGATCGCGCTCGCCATCAAAATCGCGGTCATAAAAAACCTCCCAGCCTGAATGCCAGTGGCCAAGTTTTCGCAGAGTGGCTCTGCGATTACTGGAAATGGCTTTACTTCGGGTGAGCTGAATGGCTTGCAGTAGTGTATCTGCGGCCGTGCGGGCGCGACTGGCTGCCAACTGCTTCTGGAAACTCGGCACACCAATTGCCAGCAGAATGCCAAGAATGGTGACTGTGATGAGCAGCTCGATCAAAGTGAGACCGCGCGCGTGCATGATTCCTCCCTGAATGACCCTTTTGGGGGGGGGCGGCCGTCCTTGCTACCGTTGATTCCCCAAATTTATGCCGTTTGTCGGTTGTCGCCGCCGCTTTGCGCAGTGGCGTGATACGGTCGCTACGAAATTAGCATTGCGCCAATTTGTATCCAATAACGAATCAGGAAGTTTTGTTAGGAAGGTGAAATTGGCGCCCTTATTTGGAGTTCGCAAGTACCACTTCCGTTATATACCTGCTTTGAATGGTGTTTACGGACAGTAATATGCATCGCTATTGATACGGATTATCCATTGATGTTCCAAGGAGGAGGACAAACATGGGCTTTAGACAAAAGGGACTTACCCTCATCGAACTGATGGTGACACTGGCAGTACTCGCCATCGTCGCTTCCATCGCCATTCCGAATTTCCGCACTCTCATCAACAACAATCAATCTGTCGCTCTGGGTGAAGATCTGGCCGGGGCTCTGCACTATGCGCGCAGCGAAGCCGTCAAACGATCCGCAAGTGTCACCCTTTGTGGCAGTGCGGACGGTACGACCTGCAACGGCACCTGGACCGATCACTGGATCGTCATTGTGGATTCCGCAACGAGCGAAAGTGCACCACTACCTTTGGTGGGAGCGGTGCTGCGTCAATGGGAGCCGCCTGTTGATGGCGCAACGATTACCGCCAAGCGTGGCACTACCAATGTGGGGTTTGTGCGTTTCACTGGAAAAGGACTGTTGGCCGCGTCAGGCAGCGGTGCAATAGAGATAAATTCCAGCGTAAGCGGCTGCACTGCCAATTCCGGACGAACGGTAAAAATTGGTATCGCGGGTGTCCTTCGTGTCACCCATGGTTCCACCGGCTGTAGTTAAAGCGGGGTTTGGTGATGAAAAACCAACATGGCGCGGGCCTGATTGAAGTCCTCGTGACAGTACTCATTTTGGGTACCTCACTTCTCTCCTTGGCGGCACTGCAAAGTAAGTCGCTGCAATATAACCACAGTGCCTACCTGCGTTCCCAGGCAAATATTTTGGCCTATGACATTCTCGACAGGGTACGCATCAACCGCACGAATACCACCAGTTACTCACTTGGTGTAGCGGATGCCAAGCCGACCGGAACCACGCTGGCAGAGCAGGATATGAATCAGTGGCTAACCAATATTGAAACCATGCTGCCAGGTGCGGATGGCGGCATCGAGTGCGTAGCTGCCGCCAGCTTCTGCACCGTTACCATCGAATGGACGGAGCAGAATAGCTCTGGCCAAGCCAGCGAAGACGAAAGTCAGTTCGTCTACACCACCAGGCTGTGAGGAGTAGAGCATGAATATGAGAGCAGTGCATA
It includes:
- a CDS encoding GspH/FimT family pseudopilin produces the protein MTVPKPSPGLTLIELMITLAVLAIVVAIGIPSFNTMIQNNRSLALGEELAGALNYARSEAIKRGQRVTLCGTTDGAACNGTWANNWIVVVDTAATDAAAAPVVADAAAVLRFWEAPDSNATVTVTQGGSNTTFVRFTRQGTLGRSSQGAVTMNASFSGCTSNAARAITVGVAGMLKMARSSTGCS
- the pilV gene encoding type IV pilus modification protein PilV; translated protein: MRNQQGVGLIEVLVTVLILGTSLLSLAALQSKSLQYNHSAYLRSQANILAYDILDRVRINRANVTSYSLAVDAAKPTGTSLAQRDMNEWLGNIETMLPGADGGVECVASTDFCTVTIRWAEQNSSGETSEDQSEFVYTTRL
- a CDS encoding PilW family protein, with product MRSQRGISLVELMISITIGLILMTGVVQLFLSSRATLSTQQALSRVQESGRLAMEFLARDIRMAGYMGCMSRNLNFHSTLNNADSFAYKFEVAIEGLDNVGATLPTGYPTNIVEGTDVLVLRSASGEAVSVTKNNDSAQLFALNTGTEASCDAGEKSFSNLCENDILVVSDCTKARVFQATTIQDVAGETWINIKHASSGSPGNAEPSWGGNSNPEETFGTDSEIIKMNTAVYYVRNNQDSGQPTLWQEINGSAPQELLDGVEDMQLLYGLDTSGDGIPDNYVTAAAVNTADAWEDVSSVRVQLLVQSSEDNLLSEAQPYTFNGVTNSAPGDRRLRQVFINTVGIRSRLP
- a CDS encoding pilus assembly PilX family protein — its product is MKNLNSYSNLRQQRGMTLVVGLIMVLLMTLVGMAAIRGSGMQELMAGNMRDRNLALQSAEAALRRGEEVLEGATIPAFDNSVTGYVPAIAGSTTTGFWDSYSWDAGSVRTALGIKMVADQPQYVIEEVVSTTTINAADGSGIDFTSAMKTEDTVYYRVTSRAEGGTPDAVVILQSTYKR
- a CDS encoding pilus assembly protein; the protein is MEYIKRNTKFLMHFAAAILSIGVAHSAHSLELAQSPLFLAQPVKPIVMLNMSNDHQLYFKAYDDYTDLDEDGVADTTYMNDYEYYGYFDSQKCYAYESERFVPKAVTTDHYCDTVDGDWSGNFLNWATMTRMDAVRKILYGGYRSTDGDENGVTVLERAFLPQDAHAFAKYYNGVDIGKLTAHNFTGGTESTSGITLCNATNSHSYDGTTSALSQNNTRSPKIMVAQGNYSLWASNERWQCRWGQGSNGNDENSGITANASAPNQEDGFQYKARVEVCKSGLLEENCRSYPDGNLKPAGLLQKYGEKGEILFGLMTGSYGKNKSGGVLRKNVADLSDEVNVSSDGTFTGAAGIVSTLDKLRIYGYQYSGSGQDGAYNDGGADNCPWALNTFTDGNCSNWGNPQSEIYLESLRYLAGKAKNDDFASSDSGYISGLGSPEWVDPISSDNYCAALNVIQFNASSSSYDDDFSKASELNAIGSVDTWVNKVGAAEGIHGNDYFVGANAADSDLLCTAKTVANLSDVAGTCPDAPRLGGTYDIAGLAYYARSSKIRTDQNVGNVTTYGVALAPALPKVSIPVSADGKAVTILPACRNSQVGGNCAIVDFKIIEQSADGKTGTLYVNWEDSEQGGDFDQDMWGLIKYVASSSEISVTTQVMAQSTGDPMGFGYVISGTTRDGFHAHSGINGFSYTPTNVLDKACTAESGGSNCNCRLGEGYGGNAGSCNYNHADAKATTETYVIGTSSGSLLESPLYYAAKWGGYSNDDNGNPPSEAEIAAAAPDTYFYAIDPSELEESLGKALEQVAASAGSASSVATNSTRLGADTVIYQALFNSTDWSGELKALSLNSDGSVGVAKWRSDNSKFASAATRKVYSHNGLSGVEFKWGATATDGISDAQKLKLIGDDTAVEGAARLQWVRGAAVPGLRERDNILGDIVNSSPVFAGRKKYSFHLLSEELGGLAYEAYYNTSKKSRREVLYVGANDGMLHAFDAATGEELFAYVPAGIYEKLKKLSAPDYGTASNPHTYSVDGKLFVGDVYTDSGWKNVLVGTLGAGGKGLFVLDITNPTAFDESKVLLDLTDQDLLPSHFDGLGNITSEPVVAPTKNGWKLIFGNGYNSTDGKARLFAVDVLNPTVDNSVVIPVSDAGANGLAGPALLQNGSGEVITAYAGDLLGNMWKFDLDNALTSKWGVAYEDGNGGNAVPAPLFTAVDAAGNAQKITAAPTLGLNAKMDNATMVYFGTGSYLASSDNSAGSVVNSFYAIADQGAPVTGRDQLFQKTISAESGGLRDVSNNTDTSWWTTKKGWYLDLSFNNSVTGERVISKPLLIFDRLLFPTMITSSDPCSFGGSGWQMELVAVGDRYEGHSIFGEDGIEVDYAVISYSEVIRGGEKAYLPTSNIKGELDVTEGSFPLEAVGRMSWRQLR
- a CDS encoding type IV pilin protein, coding for MKSQKGFTLIELMIVVAIIGIIAGIAYPSYMESVRKSNRADAKASLNDVAQRLQRCFTTYNAYNSANCAVAESLKNSATLDSGERLYTISATLAATTFTLKAEPVTGKSQAADTKCGSLTLTNTGVRNASGALGVECW
- a CDS encoding GspH/FimT family pseudopilin — translated: MHARGLTLIELLITVTILGILLAIGVPSFQKQLAASRARTAADTLLQAIQLTRSKAISSNRRATLRKLGHWHSGWEVFYDRDFDGERDPDEPQIVTAGPLTGVTVSANTPLSNYVSFIGSGESRFAGTLRGGGFQAGTLTICPQNGGDGYQLVLARSGRVRVISVSEEDC
- a CDS encoding GspH/FimT family pseudopilin is translated as MGFRQKGLTLIELMVTLAVLAIVASIAIPNFRTLINNNQSVALGEDLAGALHYARSEAVKRSASVTLCGSADGTTCNGTWTDHWIVIVDSATSESAPLPLVGAVLRQWEPPVDGATITAKRGTTNVGFVRFTGKGLLAASGSGAIEINSSVSGCTANSGRTVKIGIAGVLRVTHGSTGCS
- the pilV gene encoding type IV pilus modification protein PilV → MKNQHGAGLIEVLVTVLILGTSLLSLAALQSKSLQYNHSAYLRSQANILAYDILDRVRINRTNTTSYSLGVADAKPTGTTLAEQDMNQWLTNIETMLPGADGGIECVAAASFCTVTIEWTEQNSSGQASEDESQFVYTTRL